A genomic stretch from Dissulfuribacter thermophilus includes:
- a CDS encoding chemotaxis protein CheW → MGMEEEILKDFLAESKENLELLDQQFVELEQDPHNMDLIKSIFRTVHTIKGTAGFFGFTTLEGIAHFAEDILSKLRDGVVTINEDIATMLLQAVDYIKAILASLEQTGKEPDDIEYLDFIVELRNFAEKIAKGASASSTKKEEKADTEDKEVKAEPLPQNNEEKVEVPKEAVKEDLSNKEEEPPKDKEPPKSEESKPSNSKAQANKKTGPPPTTPQLTETHVRVDVHLLDKLMNLAGELVLSRNRLTQIASQLSDTELLTASQRLSLAVTEIQEQIMKTRMQPVGNVFNKFPRIVRDLSRSAQKQVQLKIEGAETELDRSIIESIKDPLTHMVRNSIDHGIEPPDVRIQKGKPAAGTLIMRAYHEGGQVIIEIQDDGAGIDPEKIKKKAIEKGVITPEQAQNLGNRDALMLIFQPGFSTAEKVTNISGRGVGMDVVKTNIEKLGGTVELQSEVDQGTVVRIKIPLTLAIIPALVVRCGGQRYCIPQVNLVELVHLSPDEMEKDVQMIGNSEFYRLRGEILPLIRLNRILELPETVSDERPVTGLNIVVLNSGDRQFGLVVDGIHDSEEIVVKPLGKHLKHIPAFAGTTLMGDGRVALILDVVGLTSALSLRGEEPLKQAQLMEEQVKSGEERQFLLLFTVAPQEFFAIPLALVNRLDKIKVSEIEFVGGREVIQYRGHSIPVIRLENFLPISPLPEQEEYHLIIFHMNHQDVAFLVSQIEDSLDIVIDVDESTFKQEGILGSAIIKNKTTLFIDVYQIVQMFDPDFFDQGSEGVSGQDGAKVLLSEDSTFYRNLLSSYLISAGYNVITAEDGQRAWEIINSEPIDILVTDIEMPNMDGFELSRRVKNDPSLKHIPIIAVTSLSGEEDRKRGKDSGIDEYQVKLNRDMVLESIRNLLKTKEMAQAA, encoded by the coding sequence ATGGGAATGGAAGAAGAAATCCTCAAAGATTTTTTGGCAGAATCTAAGGAAAACCTAGAACTTTTGGACCAGCAGTTTGTGGAGCTCGAACAGGATCCACACAATATGGACCTAATAAAGAGCATATTTCGTACGGTCCACACAATTAAAGGGACTGCTGGTTTCTTTGGCTTTACAACCCTCGAAGGTATTGCTCACTTTGCAGAAGATATCCTCAGCAAGTTAAGGGATGGAGTAGTCACCATAAATGAAGACATCGCCACAATGCTCCTCCAGGCAGTGGACTACATAAAGGCAATCCTCGCCTCGCTGGAACAGACGGGAAAAGAGCCAGATGATATAGAATACCTGGATTTCATAGTTGAATTGAGAAATTTTGCTGAGAAAATCGCAAAAGGAGCCTCCGCCTCCTCTACAAAAAAAGAGGAAAAAGCTGACACAGAAGATAAAGAAGTAAAGGCAGAACCCCTCCCTCAAAATAATGAAGAAAAGGTAGAAGTTCCTAAAGAAGCGGTAAAAGAAGATCTCTCAAATAAAGAGGAAGAGCCCCCAAAGGACAAAGAACCTCCAAAATCCGAAGAAAGTAAGCCGTCGAATTCAAAAGCCCAGGCAAATAAGAAAACCGGGCCACCTCCAACAACTCCCCAACTTACCGAAACCCACGTTAGGGTAGACGTTCACCTGCTTGACAAGCTAATGAATCTTGCTGGAGAACTCGTCCTATCAAGAAATAGACTCACCCAAATTGCAAGCCAACTCAGCGACACCGAACTTCTGACTGCCAGTCAGCGACTAAGCCTTGCCGTTACAGAGATACAAGAACAGATAATGAAGACCAGGATGCAGCCTGTTGGCAATGTATTTAATAAATTCCCTCGGATTGTAAGGGATCTGTCTAGGAGTGCTCAAAAGCAGGTTCAATTAAAGATTGAAGGTGCAGAGACAGAGTTAGACCGCTCAATTATTGAGTCAATAAAAGATCCCCTAACCCATATGGTGAGAAACTCCATAGACCATGGGATAGAACCCCCAGACGTAAGGATCCAAAAAGGTAAACCAGCTGCGGGTACTCTCATCATGCGGGCATATCATGAGGGTGGGCAAGTCATAATAGAGATTCAAGACGACGGAGCTGGAATTGATCCTGAAAAGATCAAGAAAAAGGCCATTGAAAAAGGAGTAATTACTCCAGAACAGGCCCAGAACTTAGGCAATCGTGATGCCCTCATGCTCATATTCCAGCCAGGCTTCTCAACAGCTGAAAAGGTCACAAATATATCTGGCCGCGGCGTTGGGATGGATGTAGTCAAGACAAATATCGAAAAATTAGGCGGGACAGTAGAACTACAAAGCGAAGTGGACCAGGGCACTGTAGTGAGGATCAAGATTCCCCTTACCCTTGCCATAATCCCAGCCTTAGTAGTCCGCTGTGGGGGCCAGCGTTATTGTATCCCCCAGGTAAATCTAGTGGAATTGGTTCATCTGTCTCCAGATGAAATGGAAAAAGATGTCCAGATGATAGGAAACTCTGAATTTTACAGGTTAAGAGGAGAAATCTTACCCCTAATCCGTTTGAATAGAATACTTGAGCTCCCTGAAACTGTGTCTGATGAGAGACCTGTTACTGGCTTAAACATTGTGGTTTTGAACTCTGGAGACAGACAATTCGGCCTTGTGGTCGATGGTATCCATGACTCTGAAGAAATAGTTGTTAAGCCCCTTGGAAAGCACCTTAAGCACATACCGGCCTTTGCAGGTACAACCCTGATGGGAGATGGAAGGGTAGCCCTTATTCTAGACGTCGTTGGACTCACCTCTGCTCTCAGCTTGAGAGGAGAAGAGCCCCTTAAACAGGCACAACTCATGGAAGAACAGGTCAAATCAGGAGAAGAACGCCAATTCTTGCTCCTTTTTACAGTAGCTCCCCAAGAATTTTTCGCTATCCCTCTTGCCCTTGTAAACCGTTTGGACAAGATTAAGGTCTCTGAGATTGAATTTGTAGGTGGAAGAGAAGTAATCCAGTACCGTGGACATTCTATCCCAGTCATTCGTCTCGAAAATTTCCTCCCAATATCTCCTCTTCCTGAACAAGAGGAATATCACTTAATAATCTTCCACATGAATCACCAGGATGTAGCCTTTCTAGTAAGCCAGATCGAAGACAGTCTGGATATTGTAATTGACGTTGATGAAAGTACTTTTAAGCAAGAGGGAATATTGGGGTCCGCAATAATAAAAAATAAAACAACGCTTTTCATTGACGTATACCAGATTGTCCAGATGTTTGACCCAGACTTCTTTGACCAGGGATCAGAGGGTGTATCCGGACAAGATGGCGCAAAGGTACTCCTTTCAGAAGACTCTACGTTCTATCGAAACCTACTAAGTTCTTATTTAATATCAGCTGGTTACAATGTAATCACAGCAGAGGACGGTCAACGGGCTTGGGAAATCATAAATTCTGAGCCAATAGACATACTCGTTACCGATATAGAGATGCCAAACATGGATGGCTTTGAACTTTCAAGACGTGTTAAAAACGATCCGTCCCTAAAACACATTCCCATCATAGCAGTTACTTCTCTGTCAGGGGAAGAAGATAGAAAGAGGGGGAAAGATTCTGGCATAGATGAATACCAAGTTAAACTAAATAGAGACATGGTGCTCGAATCCATTCGCAACCTTCTTAAAACCAAGGAAATGGCCCAGGCAGCTTAG
- a CDS encoding CheR family methyltransferase — MIKPEQFKFFSQLVKDSSGIALSTGKEYLLESRLNELCKVLGLKNIDSLYQQAKFKMTPKLKEQIIEAMTTNETYFFRDQHPFDTLKNHIIKELMEKNQSKKELRFWSAAASTGQEAYSIAMIIQEHFPQLANWKVEILGTDISRQAIEKAQAGRYTQVEVNRGLPVTMLIKYFKQQGAFWIAQDKLKKLVHFKTFNLLNPFIGLGQFDCIFCRYVLIYFDQETKKKITDKLVKVLRPGGYLFFGATETPVGLDPSMKRVTFGKTVCWKKAGG, encoded by the coding sequence ATGATCAAACCTGAACAGTTTAAATTCTTCTCCCAGCTAGTAAAGGATTCAAGCGGAATAGCCCTTTCAACTGGCAAGGAATATCTTCTCGAAAGCAGACTAAATGAGCTCTGCAAGGTATTAGGCCTCAAAAATATAGATAGCCTATATCAACAGGCAAAATTCAAAATGACTCCCAAGTTAAAGGAACAGATCATCGAGGCCATGACCACGAATGAAACCTATTTCTTCAGGGATCAACACCCCTTTGATACCTTGAAAAACCACATCATAAAAGAGTTAATGGAGAAGAATCAGTCCAAAAAGGAACTTCGTTTTTGGAGTGCTGCTGCTTCTACTGGCCAAGAAGCATACAGCATTGCAATGATTATTCAGGAACACTTTCCTCAACTTGCAAACTGGAAAGTGGAGATACTAGGGACTGATATTTCAAGACAGGCCATTGAAAAGGCACAGGCAGGCCGATACACCCAGGTTGAAGTAAACAGAGGGCTGCCCGTCACCATGCTGATCAAGTACTTTAAACAACAGGGGGCCTTTTGGATTGCACAGGACAAATTGAAAAAGTTAGTCCACTTTAAAACCTTTAACCTATTAAATCCGTTTATAGGGCTGGGGCAGTTTGATTGCATATTTTGTAGATATGTTCTCATCTACTTTGACCAAGAGACAAAAAAGAAAATCACAGACAAATTGGTTAAGGTCCTAAGGCCAGGAGGCTACTTATTTTTTGGGGCCACTGAAACGCCGGTAGGGCTTGATCCATCGATGAAACGAGTAACCTTCGGGAAAACAGTGTGTTGGAAAAAAGCTGGAGGATAA